The Lycium barbarum isolate Lr01 chromosome 12, ASM1917538v2, whole genome shotgun sequence genome includes a region encoding these proteins:
- the LOC132622210 gene encoding fructose-bisphosphate aldolase 1, chloroplastic-like: protein MASASLLKTSPVVLDKTEFVKGQSLRQPSVSVVRCHPASPSAFTVRASSYADELVKTAKTIASPGRGILAMDESNATCGKRLASIGLENTEANRQAYRTLLVSAPGLGQYISGAILFEETLYQSTVDGKKIVDVLLEQNIVPGIKTDKGLVPLAGSNDESWCQGLDGLASRSAAYYQQGARFAKWRTVVSIPNGPSALAVKEAAWGLARYAAISQDNGLVPIVEPEILLDGEHTIDRTFEVARQVWAEVFFYLAENNVMFEGILLKPSMVTPGAECKERATPQQVADYTLNLLRQRIPPAVPGIMFLSGGQSEVEATLNLNAMNQAPNPWHVSFSYARALQNTCLTTWGGRPENVKAAQDALLVRAKANSLAQLGKYTGEGESEEAKKGMFVKGYVY from the exons atggCATCAGCATCTCTACTCAAGACATCTCCAGTAGTCCTTGACAAGACTGAGTTTGTAAAGGGTCAATCCCTCCGTCAGCCATCCGTCTCCGTCGTCCGCTGCCACCCAGCTTCTCCCTCTGCATTTACTGTCCGTGCTAGCTCTTATGCTGATGAACTTGTTAAAACCGCG AAAACTATTGCATCCCCTGGTCGTGGAATTTTGGCCATGGATGAGTCCAATGCTACCTGCGGGAAGCGTTTAGCTTCAATCGGACTGGAGAACACCGAAGCTAATCGCCAGGCATACAGGACCCTTCTTGTTTCGGCTCCAGGACTTGGTCAGTACATTTCAGGTGCCATCCTTTTTGAGGAGACACTTTACCAGTCCACTGTTGATGGAAAGAAAATTGTTGATGTCCTTCTTGAGCAGAACATTGTTCCTGGAATTAAGACTGACAAG GGTCTTGTTCCCTTGGCTGGCTCAAACGACGAGTCATGGTGCCAAGGTCTTGATGGCCTTGCGTCCCGCTCTGCTGCTTACTACCAACAAGGCGCCCGTTTCGCCAAATG GCGTACTGTTGTGAGCATTCCCAATGGTCCTTCTGCACTTGCGGTGAAGGAAGCAGCCTGGGGTCTTGCTCGCTATGCTGCTATTTCTCAG GACAATGGGTTGGTACCCATCGTTGAGCCAGAGATCTTACTCGATGGTGAACACACCATTGATAGGACCTTTGAAGTCGCCAGGCAGGTGTGGGCTGAAGTTTTCTTCTACCTTGCTGAGAACAATGTGATGTTTGAAGGTATCCTCCTTAAGCCCAGCATGGTCACCCCTGGAGCAGAGTGCAAGGAGAGGGCCACCCCACAGCAAGTTGCTGACTACACCCTCAACCTCCTCCGCCAAAGAATCCCTCCTGCGGTCCCTGGAATCATG TTTTTGTCTGGTGGACAATCTGAAGTCGAGGCTACTCTTAACTTGAACGCCATGAACCAAGCTCCCAACCCATGGCACGTGTCGTTCTCATACGCCAGAGCCCTTCAGAACACATGCCTCACGACTTGGGGTGGAAGACCAGAAAATGTGAAGGCAGCTCAGGATGCTTTGCTTGTTAGAGCAAAGGCCAACTCTCTTGCCCAGCTTGGGAAATACACCGGTGAAGGTGAGTCCGAAGAGGCCAAGAAGGGAATGTTTGTGAAGGGATATGTTTACTAA